A genomic region of Streptomyces sp. R33 contains the following coding sequences:
- a CDS encoding ASCH domain-containing protein — protein sequence MTTYDDLPPALFAFPGPLRDSLVAAVLSGAKTTTTGLLTEYEVTGDPLPVVGGRMAVMDSAERPVAVLEVTDVRVLPLAEVDLRHALDEGEGYASVAEWRVSHERFWHGPEIREVLGDPEFTVADDTMVVAERFRLVERLQTP from the coding sequence ATGACGACGTACGACGATCTCCCGCCGGCCCTGTTCGCCTTCCCCGGGCCGCTGCGCGACAGCCTGGTGGCAGCCGTGCTGAGCGGCGCGAAGACCACGACGACCGGATTGCTGACCGAATACGAGGTCACGGGCGACCCCCTGCCGGTGGTGGGCGGGCGGATGGCGGTCATGGACTCCGCGGAACGTCCGGTGGCCGTCCTGGAGGTGACGGACGTACGCGTTCTGCCGCTCGCGGAGGTGGACCTCCGCCATGCCCTGGACGAGGGCGAGGGATACGCGTCCGTCGCCGAATGGCGCGTTTCCCACGAGCGGTTCTGGCACGGGCCGGAGATCCGCGAGGTGCTCGGTGACCCGGAGTTCACGGTGGCCGACGACACGATGGTCGTCGCGGAACGCTTCCGGCTCGTCGAACGCCTGCAGACGCCCTGA
- a CDS encoding APC family permease yields the protein MATGRSTTLSTAPEIRTYKGQDRALRADRLGTAGLLLSVLAASAPLMVVAGVMPTTFGVMGVVGQPLLFVILGIVLALFSIGYAEMSRHVHNAGAFYAYIARGLGPTAGAGASFVALVAYSAMQVGVYGILGFEISGLFATYLKTDVAWWIPALVAVAVTGALGWLKIDLNARVLGVLLLIECALVVVFDIAALGDPGPEGLSLHAFDPQTLGGAGLGTALCFCIAAFVGFEQSPVYAEETSKPHIVVSRVMFLAVGFVALFFAFSAWALTVATGPSEVVKTSAEAGPGLLFQLTEGRLGATFTDVLHVLFVTGMFAAMLSFHNVVARYAFAMGREGLLPAAFGRTSAGTGAPATGSLLQTVIATLVVLAFAFTDDRPAGDPTAPVLHLFTWMGSVGALGVTLLMAAASFAVIAFFVRRGTAGAQVWRLVAAGAAGVALLGIAGYTVKDFGVLVGAEQGSALSWLLPGIIGAAVVGGLLYGVVLQRSRPEVHARIGLGNEAFRLDQAAEAAPRD from the coding sequence ATGGCGACGGGCAGATCCACCACGCTCAGCACCGCGCCCGAGATCCGCACCTACAAGGGCCAGGACCGCGCCCTGCGCGCCGACCGCCTCGGCACCGCCGGCCTGCTGCTCTCCGTACTGGCCGCCAGCGCACCCCTGATGGTGGTCGCAGGCGTGATGCCCACCACCTTCGGCGTCATGGGCGTCGTCGGCCAGCCGCTGCTGTTCGTGATCCTCGGCATCGTCCTCGCGCTCTTCAGCATCGGCTACGCCGAGATGAGCCGGCACGTCCACAACGCCGGCGCCTTCTACGCGTACATCGCCCGCGGCCTCGGCCCCACGGCGGGCGCCGGCGCCTCGTTCGTCGCCCTCGTCGCGTACAGCGCCATGCAGGTCGGCGTCTACGGCATCCTCGGCTTCGAGATCTCCGGCCTCTTCGCCACCTACCTGAAGACCGACGTGGCCTGGTGGATACCGGCCCTCGTCGCCGTCGCCGTGACCGGCGCGCTCGGCTGGCTCAAGATCGACCTCAACGCCCGCGTCCTCGGGGTCCTCCTCCTCATCGAGTGCGCCCTCGTCGTCGTCTTCGACATCGCCGCCCTCGGCGACCCCGGCCCCGAAGGCCTCTCGCTGCACGCCTTCGACCCCCAGACCCTCGGCGGCGCCGGGCTCGGCACGGCCCTGTGCTTCTGCATCGCCGCCTTCGTCGGCTTCGAGCAGTCCCCGGTCTACGCCGAGGAGACCAGCAAGCCCCACATCGTCGTCTCCCGCGTGATGTTCCTCGCCGTCGGCTTCGTCGCCCTCTTCTTCGCGTTCAGCGCCTGGGCCCTCACCGTCGCCACCGGCCCCTCCGAGGTCGTCAAGACCTCCGCCGAAGCCGGCCCCGGCCTGCTCTTCCAGCTCACCGAGGGCCGCCTCGGCGCCACCTTCACCGACGTCCTGCACGTCCTCTTCGTGACCGGCATGTTCGCCGCCATGCTCAGCTTCCACAACGTGGTCGCCCGCTACGCCTTCGCCATGGGCCGCGAGGGCCTGCTCCCGGCCGCCTTCGGCCGGACCAGCGCGGGCACCGGCGCCCCCGCCACCGGCTCCCTCCTGCAGACCGTCATCGCCACCCTCGTCGTCCTCGCCTTCGCCTTCACCGACGACCGGCCCGCCGGCGACCCCACCGCGCCCGTCCTGCACCTGTTCACCTGGATGGGCAGCGTCGGCGCCCTGGGCGTGACCCTGCTCATGGCCGCCGCCTCCTTCGCCGTCATCGCCTTCTTCGTCCGCCGCGGCACCGCCGGCGCCCAGGTCTGGCGGCTCGTCGCGGCCGGCGCCGCCGGAGTCGCCCTGCTCGGCATCGCCGGGTACACGGTGAAGGACTTCGGCGTCCTGGTCGGTGCCGAGCAGGGCTCCGCGCTCAGCTGGCTCCTGCCCGGGATCATCGGCGCCGCCGTCGTGGGCGGGCTGCTGTACGGGGTCGTCCTGCAGCGCAGCCGCCCCGAGGTGCACGCCCGCATCGGCCTCGGGAACGAGGCCTTTCGCCTCGACCAGGCTGCGGAGGCCGCTCCCCGCGACTGA
- a CDS encoding amino acid permease produces MSDRTLTEAPAPASSRHVDAGDEGYSKDLKSRHINMIAIGGAIGTGLFLGAGGRLANAGPSLAIAYAVCGIFAFFVVRALGELVLYRPSSGAFVSYAREFMGEKGAYTAGWLYFLNWSTTTVADITAAATYAHFWSMFTSVPQWVLALIALAVVLTANLISVKYFGEMEFWFSLVKVAALAIFLVVAIYLVATSHDIGGHTPGLSTITDNGGIFPSGVLPMLLVVQGVVFAYASVELCGVAAGETENPEKIMPKAINSIMWRVGLFYVGSVVLLAMLLPYTAYSGDQSPFVTVFDKLGIPGTAGIMNLVVLTAALSSLNSGLYSTGRILRSMAVSGSAPKFTGLMNKGKVPYGGVLFTAAFGLAGVGLNAWMPKDAFELVLNFASLGILGTWAMVMICSLFFWRRAQEGSLQRPSYRLPWAPYTQIVTLVFLLTVLVLMWCDGGVGRTTVLCVPVIGAALVGGWFLVRRRVAEIAANR; encoded by the coding sequence ATGAGTGACCGCACCTTGACCGAGGCTCCGGCCCCGGCGTCCTCCCGCCACGTCGACGCCGGTGACGAGGGCTACAGCAAGGACCTCAAGTCCCGCCACATCAACATGATCGCGATCGGCGGGGCGATAGGCACCGGCCTGTTCCTCGGCGCCGGCGGCCGGCTCGCCAACGCGGGCCCCTCCCTCGCGATCGCCTACGCGGTGTGCGGCATCTTCGCCTTCTTCGTCGTCCGGGCCCTGGGCGAGCTCGTGCTCTACCGGCCCTCCTCCGGCGCGTTCGTCTCGTACGCGCGCGAGTTCATGGGGGAGAAGGGCGCCTACACGGCCGGCTGGCTGTACTTCCTGAACTGGTCCACGACCACCGTGGCCGACATCACGGCCGCCGCGACCTACGCGCACTTCTGGTCCATGTTCACGAGCGTCCCGCAGTGGGTCCTCGCCCTGATCGCCCTCGCCGTGGTCCTCACCGCGAACCTGATCTCGGTGAAGTACTTCGGCGAGATGGAGTTCTGGTTCTCCCTCGTCAAGGTCGCCGCCCTGGCGATCTTCCTGGTCGTCGCGATCTACCTCGTAGCCACCAGCCACGACATCGGCGGCCACACCCCGGGCCTGTCCACCATCACCGACAACGGCGGCATCTTCCCGTCCGGGGTCCTGCCGATGCTCCTGGTGGTCCAGGGCGTCGTCTTCGCGTACGCCTCCGTCGAACTGTGCGGCGTCGCCGCGGGCGAGACCGAGAACCCCGAGAAGATCATGCCGAAGGCGATCAACTCGATCATGTGGCGCGTCGGCCTCTTCTACGTCGGCTCCGTCGTCCTGCTCGCGATGCTGCTGCCGTACACCGCGTACTCCGGCGACCAGAGCCCCTTCGTCACCGTCTTCGACAAGCTCGGCATCCCCGGCACCGCCGGCATCATGAACCTGGTCGTGCTGACCGCGGCGCTCTCCAGCCTGAACTCCGGCCTCTACTCCACCGGACGCATCCTGCGCTCGATGGCCGTGTCCGGCTCCGCGCCGAAGTTCACCGGCCTCATGAACAAGGGCAAGGTCCCCTACGGGGGTGTCCTGTTCACCGCCGCCTTCGGCCTCGCCGGTGTCGGCCTGAACGCCTGGATGCCGAAGGACGCCTTCGAGCTCGTGCTGAACTTCGCCTCGCTGGGCATCCTCGGCACCTGGGCGATGGTCATGATCTGCTCGCTGTTCTTCTGGCGCCGCGCGCAGGAGGGCAGCCTCCAGCGCCCGTCCTACCGCCTGCCCTGGGCCCCGTACACGCAGATCGTCACGCTGGTGTTCTTGCTCACCGTGCTGGTCCTGATGTGGTGCGACGGCGGCGTCGGCCGCACCACGGTCCTGTGCGTCCCCGTCATCGGAGCCGCGCTCGTCGGCGGCTGGTTCCTGGTCCGCCGCCGTGTGGCGGAGATCGCCGCGAACCGCTGA
- a CDS encoding zinc ribbon domain-containing protein YjdM: MIENLPPCPKCSCEYTYEMNALVVCPECGHEWVPAEGGAQDEASGSGERIVKDVVGNVLRDGDSVTVVKALKVKGSPSGIKAGTKVRNIRLIDGVDGHDIDCRIEGFGAMQLKSSVVKKA, encoded by the coding sequence GTGATCGAGAACCTTCCCCCTTGCCCGAAATGCTCCTGTGAGTACACCTATGAGATGAACGCCCTCGTGGTGTGCCCCGAGTGCGGCCACGAATGGGTCCCCGCCGAGGGCGGTGCGCAGGACGAGGCCTCCGGTTCCGGGGAGCGGATCGTGAAGGACGTCGTCGGCAACGTGCTGCGCGACGGCGACAGCGTGACCGTGGTCAAGGCGCTCAAGGTCAAGGGCAGCCCGTCCGGGATCAAGGCGGGCACGAAGGTGCGCAACATCCGGCTCATCGACGGCGTGGACGGCCACGACATCGACTGCCGGATCGAGGGCTTCGGCGCCATGCAGCTGAAGTCCAGCGTGGTCAAGAAGGCCTGA
- a CDS encoding M20/M25/M40 family metallo-hydrolase, producing the protein MSESSAGRTVSGEDEVVDLCRDLIRIDTSNYGDHSGPGERKAAEWVAEKLAEVGLEPQIFESHKGRASTVARIEGEDPSRPALLIHGHTDVVPANAADWTYDPFAGEIADGCVWGRGAVDMKDMDAMTLAVVRDRLRSGRKPPRDIVLAFLADEEAGGVYGARHLVDKHPGLFEGVTEAIGEVGGFSFTVNESLRLYLVETAQKGMHWMRLTVDGTAGHGSMTNNDNAITELCEAVGRLGRHQWPVRVTKTVRSFLDELSDALGTPLDPDDMDATLAKLGGIAKMVGATLRNSAAPTMLGAGYKVNVIPGQATAHVDGRFLPGYEDEFFADLDRILGPRVKREDVHGDKALETDFDGKLVDAMQGALKAEDPIARAVPYMLSGGTDAKSFDDLGIRCFGFAPLQLPPELDFAGMFHGVDERVPVDGLKFGVRVLDRFIDNC; encoded by the coding sequence GTGAGCGAGTCGAGCGCGGGCAGGACCGTCTCCGGCGAGGACGAGGTCGTCGACCTCTGCCGGGACCTCATCCGGATCGACACCAGCAACTACGGAGACCACTCCGGCCCCGGCGAACGCAAGGCGGCCGAGTGGGTCGCGGAGAAGCTCGCCGAGGTCGGGCTGGAGCCGCAGATCTTCGAATCCCACAAGGGGCGCGCCTCGACCGTCGCGCGCATCGAAGGGGAGGACCCGTCGAGGCCGGCGCTGCTGATCCACGGGCACACCGACGTCGTGCCGGCGAACGCCGCCGACTGGACGTACGACCCCTTCGCCGGCGAGATCGCCGACGGCTGCGTGTGGGGCCGCGGCGCCGTCGACATGAAGGACATGGACGCGATGACGCTCGCCGTCGTGCGCGACCGGCTGCGCAGCGGCCGCAAGCCCCCGCGGGACATCGTGCTGGCCTTCCTCGCCGACGAGGAGGCGGGCGGCGTGTACGGCGCCCGGCACCTCGTGGACAAGCACCCCGGGCTGTTCGAGGGTGTCACCGAGGCGATCGGCGAGGTCGGCGGCTTCTCGTTCACCGTCAACGAGAGCCTGCGGCTGTACCTGGTGGAGACCGCCCAGAAGGGCATGCACTGGATGCGGCTCACGGTGGACGGCACCGCGGGACACGGCTCGATGACGAACAACGACAACGCCATCACGGAGCTCTGCGAGGCCGTGGGCCGGCTCGGCCGCCACCAGTGGCCGGTCAGGGTCACCAAGACCGTACGGTCCTTCCTGGACGAGCTCTCCGACGCGCTCGGCACCCCACTCGACCCGGACGACATGGACGCGACCCTGGCCAAGCTCGGCGGCATCGCCAAGATGGTCGGCGCGACGCTGCGGAACTCGGCCGCCCCGACCATGCTCGGCGCCGGCTACAAGGTGAACGTCATCCCCGGCCAGGCCACCGCGCACGTCGACGGCCGCTTCCTGCCCGGCTACGAGGACGAGTTCTTCGCCGACCTCGACCGGATCCTCGGCCCGCGCGTGAAGCGCGAGGACGTGCACGGGGACAAGGCCCTCGAGACGGACTTCGACGGGAAGCTCGTCGACGCCATGCAGGGCGCCCTCAAGGCCGAGGACCCGATCGCGCGGGCGGTCCCGTACATGCTGTCGGGCGGCACGGACGCCAAGTCCTTCGACGACCTCGGCATCCGCTGCTTCGGTTTCGCCCCGCTGCAGCTGCCGCCGGAGCTGGACTTCGCCGGGATGTTCCACGGGGTCGACGAGCGGGTGCCGGTCGACGGGCTCAAGTTCGGCGTGCGCGTGCTCGACCGATTCATTGACAACTGCTGA
- the chpH gene encoding chaplin ChpH, translating into MFKKVVAAAAATGGLVLAGAGLAHADASAQGAAIGSPGVLSGNVVQVPVHVPVNVCGNTVNVIGLLNPAFGNTCVNA; encoded by the coding sequence ATGTTCAAGAAGGTTGTCGCCGCTGCGGCTGCCACCGGTGGTCTGGTTCTCGCGGGTGCGGGCCTGGCCCACGCCGACGCGTCTGCCCAGGGCGCGGCCATCGGGTCCCCCGGTGTCCTGTCCGGCAACGTCGTCCAGGTCCCGGTCCACGTGCCCGTGAACGTCTGCGGTAACACCGTCAACGTCATCGGCCTGCTGAACCCGGCCTTCGGCAACACCTGCGTCAACGCCTGA
- a CDS encoding chaplin family protein yields the protein MRRKVLITMAAAGGVLALGGGYAHADSGASGHAANSPGVLSGNTVQAPVDAPVNACGNTVSVVGLLNPAFGNRCSNHSATPDHHPGHPGGPGQPGGPEEPDEPCDEDEPNHPGNPGTPGHPGQPGHPGTPGNPGTPGNPGQPGNPGTPGHPGQPGNPGTPGNHGQPGTPGTPGNHGQPGTPGTPGLPGGPAGPGEGTVTPVTHPGQGAGTGIAPAQHAGLAATGAGDVLGLALPLAAGSLLAGAVLYRRARNAA from the coding sequence ATGCGACGCAAAGTACTGATCACCATGGCGGCCGCGGGGGGTGTACTCGCGCTGGGTGGGGGTTACGCACACGCGGACTCCGGCGCGTCCGGCCACGCCGCGAACTCTCCGGGCGTGCTGTCCGGGAACACCGTCCAGGCACCCGTGGATGCTCCGGTGAACGCCTGCGGCAACACCGTCTCGGTCGTGGGGCTGCTGAACCCGGCCTTCGGCAACCGCTGTTCGAACCACTCGGCCACGCCGGACCACCATCCCGGTCACCCGGGCGGTCCCGGCCAACCGGGCGGGCCCGAGGAGCCGGACGAGCCGTGCGACGAGGACGAGCCGAACCACCCGGGCAACCCCGGCACGCCGGGTCACCCCGGACAGCCCGGTCATCCCGGTACGCCCGGCAACCCGGGCACGCCCGGCAATCCCGGTCAGCCCGGCAACCCCGGAACTCCTGGCCACCCCGGCCAGCCCGGAAATCCGGGTACGCCTGGCAACCACGGTCAGCCCGGCACTCCGGGTACACCCGGCAACCACGGTCAGCCCGGCACTCCGGGTACGCCCGGCCTGCCCGGCGGTCCCGCCGGACCGGGTGAGGGCACTGTCACGCCCGTGACCCACCCCGGCCAGGGGGCCGGAACCGGGATCGCGCCCGCTCAGCACGCGGGGCTCGCCGCCACCGGTGCAGGGGACGTCCTCGGCCTGGCCCTCCCGCTCGCCGCCGGCTCGCTGCTGGCCGGAGCCGTGCTCTACCGGCGCGCCCGCAACGCGGCCTGA
- a CDS encoding DUF5703 family protein — translation MPEYEFVDVYVPRGVPRKEATRLITDHAEYGNWELDRLALYRDGSRRVRLRRRIIRQVRATW, via the coding sequence ATGCCGGAATACGAATTTGTCGACGTGTACGTGCCCCGCGGTGTGCCCCGCAAGGAGGCGACCCGCCTGATCACCGACCATGCCGAGTACGGGAACTGGGAACTCGACCGGCTGGCCCTGTACCGGGACGGCAGCCGTCGTGTGCGGCTGCGCCGGCGGATCATCCGTCAGGTCCGCGCGACCTGGTGA